One stretch of Variovorax sp. TBS-050B DNA includes these proteins:
- the pgeF gene encoding peptidoglycan editing factor PgeF, with protein sequence MNLDPRWLVPDWPAPSNVLALCTTRDGGVSSGRYRSLNLGDHVGDAPADVAANRARLGQALDGARPVFLQQVHGTAVASFDGDAAASPPDGMAADAATTIRPGIACTIMVADCLPVLFTDAAGRRVAAAHAGWRGLAEGVLERTVACFDGVPAAEVMAWLGPCIGPAAFEVGAEVKAAFEARAAEAAACFVPAAAPGKWLADLPALARQRLRALGIGRVHGNDGSAAWCTVTDASRFFSHRRDGVSGRFAALVWKR encoded by the coding sequence GTGAACCTCGATCCGCGCTGGCTGGTGCCCGACTGGCCGGCACCGTCGAACGTGCTGGCGCTGTGCACCACGCGCGACGGCGGGGTGTCGAGCGGGCGCTACCGGAGCCTCAACCTGGGCGACCACGTGGGCGATGCGCCGGCCGACGTGGCGGCCAACCGCGCGCGGCTCGGCCAGGCGCTCGACGGCGCCCGGCCGGTGTTCCTGCAGCAGGTGCATGGCACCGCCGTCGCAAGCTTCGATGGGGACGCCGCGGCTTCGCCGCCCGACGGCATGGCCGCCGATGCCGCGACCACCATCCGGCCCGGCATCGCCTGCACGATCATGGTGGCCGACTGCCTGCCGGTGCTGTTCACCGACGCGGCCGGCCGCCGCGTCGCGGCCGCGCATGCAGGCTGGCGCGGGCTGGCCGAGGGCGTGCTGGAGCGGACGGTGGCCTGCTTCGACGGTGTGCCCGCCGCCGAGGTGATGGCCTGGCTCGGACCCTGCATCGGCCCTGCGGCCTTCGAGGTCGGCGCCGAGGTCAAGGCCGCGTTCGAGGCCCGGGCCGCGGAAGCCGCGGCGTGTTTCGTGCCCGCCGCGGCGCCCGGCAAGTGGCTCGCCGACCTGCCGGCGCTCGCCCGCCAGCGGCTGCGCGCGCTCGGCATCGGCCGGGTGCACGGCAACGACGGCAGCGCCGCGTGGTGCACCGTCACCGATGCCTCAAGGTTCTTTTCGCACCGGCGCGACGGCGTCAGCGGGCGCTTCGCCGCCCTGGTCTGGAAGCGCTGA
- the phaC gene encoding class I poly(R)-hydroxyalkanoic acid synthase, giving the protein MQKAFSDGWAQAMQAVQQAAVQGAAAFGGKPLWQLPPMPELPGMPELPRLSVPPEKLKAIQEDYVAEATALWRQGLEARPEGDRRFAGEAWGSNPFSSFSAAVYLLNARTMLRMAEAAEADAKTRARLRFAVEQWMAAAAPSNSLALNPEAQKKAIESRGESIARGIQNLLHDVKQGHLSMTDESAFEVGRNVATTEGAVVFENELFQLLEYRPLTAKVHERPFLLVPPCINKFYILDLQPENSLIRYANEQGHRVFVVSWRNPDESLRDATWDQYIEDAAIRAIHVVQEISAPANKSGKINALGFCVGGTILSTALAVLAARGEKPAASLTLLTTFLDFSDTGILDIFVDEQMVKYRELQLGNGGLLPGGDLASTFSFLRPNDLVWNYVVGNYLKGETPPAFDLLYWNSDATNLPGPFYVWYLRNTYHENKLARPNALTVCGEKIDLGRIDIPTYIYGSREDHIVPIGGAYASTQLLPGSKRFVMGASGHIAGVINPPAKKKRSHWIREDGKFPKTQAEWLAGATEHPGSWWPDWAQWLKGHGGRLIPAPKTYGNGKAYKAIEPAPGHYVKAKA; this is encoded by the coding sequence ATGCAGAAGGCGTTTTCAGACGGCTGGGCCCAGGCCATGCAGGCCGTCCAGCAGGCGGCAGTGCAGGGCGCCGCGGCCTTCGGCGGCAAGCCGCTCTGGCAGCTGCCGCCGATGCCCGAGCTGCCCGGCATGCCCGAGCTGCCGCGCCTGTCCGTCCCGCCCGAGAAGCTGAAGGCGATCCAGGAGGACTATGTGGCCGAGGCCACCGCGCTCTGGCGCCAGGGGCTCGAGGCCAGGCCCGAGGGCGACCGCCGCTTCGCCGGCGAGGCCTGGGGCAGCAATCCGTTCTCGTCCTTCTCGGCGGCCGTGTACCTGCTCAACGCCCGCACCATGCTGCGCATGGCCGAGGCCGCCGAAGCCGACGCCAAGACCCGCGCCCGCCTGCGCTTCGCCGTCGAGCAGTGGATGGCCGCGGCCGCACCCAGCAATTCGCTCGCGCTCAATCCCGAGGCGCAGAAGAAGGCCATCGAGAGCCGCGGCGAGAGCATCGCGCGCGGCATCCAGAACCTGCTGCACGACGTGAAGCAGGGCCATCTGAGCATGACCGACGAAAGCGCCTTCGAGGTCGGCCGCAACGTGGCCACCACCGAGGGCGCGGTGGTGTTCGAGAACGAGCTGTTCCAGCTGCTCGAATACAGGCCGCTCACGGCCAAGGTCCACGAGCGGCCGTTCCTGCTGGTGCCGCCGTGCATCAACAAGTTCTACATCCTCGACCTGCAGCCCGAGAACTCGCTGATCCGCTATGCCAACGAGCAGGGCCACCGCGTGTTCGTGGTGAGCTGGCGCAACCCGGACGAATCGCTGCGCGACGCCACCTGGGACCAGTACATCGAGGACGCCGCGATCCGCGCGATCCACGTCGTGCAGGAGATCAGCGCGCCTGCCAACAAGTCCGGAAAGATCAACGCGCTGGGCTTCTGCGTGGGCGGCACCATCCTGAGCACGGCGCTCGCGGTGCTCGCCGCGCGCGGCGAGAAGCCCGCCGCCTCGCTCACGCTGCTGACGACCTTCCTCGACTTCAGCGACACCGGCATCCTCGACATCTTCGTCGACGAGCAGATGGTCAAGTACCGCGAGCTGCAGCTCGGCAACGGCGGCCTGCTGCCGGGCGGCGACCTTGCCTCCACCTTCAGCTTCCTGCGGCCCAACGACCTGGTCTGGAACTACGTGGTCGGCAACTACCTCAAGGGCGAGACGCCGCCGGCCTTCGACCTGCTCTACTGGAACAGCGACGCCACCAACCTGCCGGGCCCGTTCTACGTCTGGTACCTGCGCAACACGTACCACGAGAACAAGCTCGCCCGGCCGAACGCGCTCACGGTGTGCGGCGAGAAGATCGATCTGGGCCGCATCGACATCCCGACCTACATCTACGGTTCGCGCGAAGACCACATCGTGCCGATCGGCGGCGCCTATGCCTCCACGCAGCTGCTGCCGGGCAGCAAGCGCTTCGTCATGGGCGCCTCGGGCCACATCGCCGGTGTGATCAACCCGCCCGCCAAGAAGAAGCGCAGCCACTGGATCCGCGAGGACGGCAAGTTCCCCAAGACCCAGGCCGAATGGCTGGCCGGCGCCACCGAGCACCCCGGCAGCTGGTGGCCCGACTGGGCGCAATGGCTCAAGGGCCACGGCGGCCGGCTGATTCCGGCACCGAAGACCTATGGCAACGGCAAGGCCTACAAGGCCATCGAGCCGGCGCCGGGCCACTACGTCAAGGCCAAGGCCTGA
- the maiA gene encoding maleylacetoacetate isomerase, translated as MKLHNYFRSSASFRVRIALNLKGLDFEYIPVHIARGDHRTGPFSAISADMLVPLLEDEGERFSQSMAIIEYLDETHPEPPLLPHDPVGRAHVRALAQSIACEIHPLNNLRVLKYLVKELKLDDAAKNQWYRHWVREGLLAFERQLAQHPGGSFCYGDTPTLADCCLVPQIFNGKRFDCDFSGLPRTMAAYEACMALDAFQRAQPSQAPDAEA; from the coding sequence ATGAAGCTGCACAACTACTTCCGCTCCTCCGCGTCGTTCCGCGTGCGCATCGCGCTCAACCTCAAAGGCCTGGACTTCGAGTACATCCCGGTCCACATCGCGCGGGGCGACCACCGCACCGGTCCGTTCTCGGCCATCTCGGCCGACATGCTGGTGCCGCTGCTGGAGGACGAGGGCGAGCGCTTCTCGCAGTCGATGGCGATCATCGAGTACCTCGACGAAACCCATCCCGAACCGCCGCTGCTGCCGCACGATCCGGTCGGCCGGGCCCATGTGCGGGCGCTGGCGCAGTCGATCGCCTGCGAGATCCATCCGCTCAACAACCTGCGCGTGCTCAAGTACCTGGTGAAGGAACTCAAGCTCGACGACGCGGCCAAGAACCAGTGGTACCGCCACTGGGTGCGCGAAGGCCTGCTGGCCTTCGAGCGGCAGCTCGCGCAGCATCCGGGCGGCAGCTTCTGCTATGGCGACACGCCCACGCTGGCCGACTGCTGCCTCGTGCCCCAGATCTTCAACGGCAAGCGCTTCGACTGCGACTTCAGCGGCCTGCCGCGCACCATGGCGGCCTACGAGGCCTGCATGGCGCTCGACGCGTTCCAGCGCGCCCAGCCCTCGCAGGCGCCCGACGCCGAGGCATGA
- a CDS encoding LysR substrate-binding domain-containing protein produces MLFDLTDLRLFVAAAELGNLTRAAERQHLSLAAASARIKALETQAGLQLLQREARGVRLLPPGEAFLHHARLVLHQTEQLRADLLEYGGGLRGHLRVFANTTAVTDFLPEILPGFLARNPRINVDLQEKPNAQIPRGVLDGRADIGIVAGRVDTLGLEAIHFSTDRLVLVTSRRHRFAKRRRISFAETLDEDAIGMLQGSTLQTFLSQITDNLGKRQKLRIQLGSFDAMCRMIGNGVGIGVVPESAARRNQQGMQLALIELSDAWCVRERYLLVRHRAALPIYAQALVDTLCRHYADPQARVE; encoded by the coding sequence ATGCTCTTCGACCTGACCGACCTGCGTCTCTTCGTGGCCGCGGCCGAACTCGGCAACCTCACGCGCGCAGCCGAACGCCAGCACCTGTCGCTGGCCGCGGCCAGTGCGCGCATCAAGGCGCTCGAGACCCAGGCCGGCCTGCAGCTGCTGCAGCGCGAGGCACGCGGCGTGCGGCTGCTGCCGCCGGGCGAAGCCTTCCTGCACCATGCGCGGCTGGTGCTGCACCAGACGGAGCAGCTGCGTGCCGACCTGCTCGAATACGGCGGCGGGCTGCGCGGCCACCTGCGCGTGTTCGCCAACACCACGGCGGTGACCGACTTCCTGCCCGAGATCCTGCCGGGCTTCCTCGCGCGCAACCCGCGCATCAACGTCGACCTTCAGGAAAAACCGAATGCTCAGATTCCGCGCGGGGTGCTCGACGGCCGGGCCGACATCGGCATCGTCGCGGGCCGGGTCGACACGCTGGGCCTGGAGGCGATCCACTTCAGCACCGACCGGCTGGTGCTCGTCACCTCGCGCAGGCACCGCTTCGCGAAGCGCCGGCGCATCTCCTTCGCCGAGACGCTCGACGAGGACGCGATCGGCATGCTCCAGGGCAGCACGCTGCAGACCTTTCTCTCGCAGATCACCGACAACCTCGGCAAGCGGCAGAAGCTGCGCATCCAGCTCGGCAGCTTCGATGCGATGTGCCGGATGATCGGCAACGGCGTGGGCATCGGCGTCGTGCCCGAATCGGCCGCGCGGCGCAACCAGCAGGGGATGCAACTCGCGCTGATCGAGCTCAGCGATGCCTGGTGCGTGCGAGAGCGCTACCTGCTGGTGCGCCATCGCGCGGCGCTGCCGATCTATGCGCAGGCGCTGGTCGACACGCTGTGCCGGCATTACGCCGATCCGCAGGCCCGCGTCGAGTGA
- a CDS encoding acetyl-CoA C-acetyltransferase: MEDIVIVSAARTAVGKFGGSLAGIAATELGAIVIKEVIARAKLTPEQVGEAIMGQVLAAGAGQNPARQAWLKSGGTKETPALTINAVCGSGLKAVMLAAQAVATGDSDIVVAGGQENMSMAPHVLPNSRSGQRMGDWKLVDTMIVDGLWDVYNQYHMGITAENVAKQYGIDRAAQDELALGSQTKAAAAQDAGKFKDEIVPVSIPQKKGDALVFDTDEFINRKTSAEGLAGLRPAFDKAGGVTAGNASGLNDGAAAVLVMTAKKAAALGLKPLGRIASYATAGLDPAIMGMGPVPASTKALQRAGWKAADLDLLEINEAFAAQACAVNKEMGWDVNKVNVNGGAIAIGHPIGASGCRILVTLLHEMQRQNAKKGIASLCIGGGMGVALTIER, translated from the coding sequence ATGGAAGACATCGTCATCGTTTCCGCCGCACGCACGGCGGTCGGCAAGTTCGGCGGCTCGCTCGCCGGCATCGCGGCCACCGAGCTGGGCGCCATCGTGATCAAGGAAGTGATCGCGCGCGCCAAGCTCACACCCGAGCAGGTGGGCGAGGCGATCATGGGCCAGGTGCTGGCCGCCGGCGCGGGCCAGAACCCGGCGCGGCAGGCATGGCTCAAGAGCGGCGGCACCAAGGAGACGCCGGCGCTCACCATCAACGCCGTCTGCGGTTCGGGCCTGAAGGCGGTGATGCTCGCGGCGCAGGCCGTGGCCACGGGCGACAGCGACATCGTGGTCGCGGGCGGGCAGGAGAACATGAGCATGGCGCCGCACGTGCTGCCCAATTCGCGCAGCGGCCAGCGCATGGGCGACTGGAAGCTGGTCGACACCATGATCGTGGACGGCCTCTGGGACGTCTACAACCAGTACCACATGGGCATCACGGCCGAGAACGTGGCCAAGCAGTACGGCATCGACCGCGCGGCGCAGGACGAACTCGCGCTCGGCAGCCAGACCAAGGCCGCGGCCGCGCAGGACGCGGGCAAGTTCAAGGACGAGATCGTGCCCGTGAGCATCCCGCAGAAGAAGGGCGATGCGCTGGTCTTCGACACCGACGAGTTCATCAACCGCAAGACCAGTGCCGAAGGCCTGGCCGGCCTGCGTCCCGCCTTCGACAAGGCCGGCGGCGTGACGGCGGGCAATGCCTCGGGCCTCAACGACGGCGCCGCAGCGGTGCTGGTGATGACGGCCAAGAAGGCTGCCGCGCTGGGCCTGAAGCCGCTCGGCCGCATCGCGAGCTATGCCACCGCGGGCCTCGATCCCGCGATCATGGGCATGGGCCCGGTGCCGGCCTCGACCAAGGCGCTGCAGCGCGCCGGCTGGAAGGCCGCCGACCTCGACCTGCTCGAGATCAACGAAGCCTTCGCGGCGCAGGCCTGCGCGGTGAACAAGGAAATGGGCTGGGACGTGAACAAGGTCAACGTGAACGGCGGCGCCATCGCCATCGGCCATCCGATCGGCGCTTCGGGCTGCCGCATCCTCGTGACGCTGCTGCACGAGATGCAGCGCCAGAACGCGAAGAAGGGCATCGCGTCGCTGTGCATCGGCGGCGGCATGGGCGTGGCGCTGACGATCGAGCGCTAG